The Macadamia integrifolia cultivar HAES 741 unplaced genomic scaffold, SCU_Mint_v3 scaffold516, whole genome shotgun sequence genome contains the following window.
AGGAGGTTGCAGCTCTTTAAGGATCATTTTGTTGAGGAGAGGAAGTAAGTTTTGATTCATTTCTTTAATGGATTCTCTGTTTTTGTTGAATCTGAATCTACTCTGTTTTATGATTTCACTGATTTGTTCTGAGAGAATCAATTGTGGGTTGCAGGAAGCTAGGAAGCACGAAGGCTACGGACAACGCAGGGCTGAAGTGCGCCATAGATCACATCCTTGATGCACAGAATAAGGGAGAGATCAACGAAGATAACGTCCTTTACATCGTTGAGAATATCAATGTTGCCGGTAAGTTAATACTAAACCATTTCTTGGATGTTAAAAGGGATATAGAGACATTTTAGCTCACAGACTATGAAGATGGCCACCATTTTTATCTAATCTCGTTGGTTCTCATTGACTATCTTAGCCCTTCGACTTGTCCCACTCTTATTTGTAAACGGACAAACCAATTCAGCTAATATTATACCCTTACGTCAGTGACTGACATTCGCATATTTGAACTCTTCCGCCGTAATCTGGGGGAGGCGCACAAGCATCTGATCAGAGTTAGGATAGTCTTTTCACCTTTGGATCAGCTGTGAATACATTATCAGACGAATTTTTTCTATCTTAGAGTGGGGATTTTTTGAGCAAACAGATATTACACTGTACTAATTTGGATCTAATATTTGTACAGATCACTTGGTTATACAAGTGAACATTTAAGCGTAtgtccatttttattttcaaatatatatctcttttcttcaaatgacagaaaataagaTATGTGTTAGATGCTTAAATGTATGATCAGGTGAATGTTCGAGCTATAGATCCAAAATTCACACTGTGCccttttcatattattattttttttattgttttttctctataaaatagaaaaaagaatgatacatgaTTGCATGATTCCTATGCCTAAACAAAAAATAGGTGAAATGCTAGTCCCACCCCATGTGAAATAGAAAATACCAACCCTGTTAATACCTTGCATGGTCCTTCATTGTCCTATGTTTGTGTAGATGTCATGTGGAGAGAAAATTTACTTCGAGGGAATGAAGTCATATATACATAAGGTTGTGAAATGACGACCACAttttcataaaaagaaaatgatatctTTTTGGATTCTTTCTTATATACTCCACCAAAGAAAACACTTATTcattgaaaaataataaaataatacatgtaAGGCAACAGTGTACGCCTTGCTCAAAagttcctttttccctttttcttgttttttattaGAACAACACCGTATGCTTTACGCGGCCCTTGAAtttgtttcattattttattttgctaaaGGTCGAAATGTTGTTTGGGAATAGGGATTAGGTATTCCCTTTTTCTGGTGAAAGGGAATTAGGTATTCCTCGTGAAGGTTCGGAGTTTAGTAGAGCCTCAGGTCTTTATGCACTGTTCATGTGAGTGAACGGAACGCCATCTGTCAAAACAAATCCGTGAACGTAGAAAAGTTCTTAGTAGCCGAACCACGTGCTCCATTGCAACGGCTTGTCCACTTTTCGAGTATATATCAGATAGTGTGTTGGCACAATTCTCTTCATACTTCCATCCTATGGTTGTTGACATTGACTATTCCGTTTCGAGATTTTTAtttagaaaaatgttttttgtgaaaaaaatcCTGTATTAGAGTCGAAGGAAGTGTGCAAATAAACATTTACAGATgtaattttccatttcatggagGTGATCCGAGCATTTCACCCCTCAATTTGTGAGTTTGGATCAGCTTTCCTCAAGAGATGTCTCAAGTGACTTTGCCATCCACAGGGGCGTGATCATGAGTTAGAGGTGTCAGATCCTTCTATGAATGGCTCGATCACCCAAGGGGATGTCCCCATGGGAGAATTGATATAAACCCCTAATGCTTTGAGTTCAGATCAAGTCCTTGTACGATAATCATTCTCGAATGATGTCTTATCTATACTTGAAATctatttattctctctctttttacaaTAAACTGAGAAATTGAATGAATTCCAACTGTTGAGCAATTAACATACAAGAACAATTCTCATACGAAAATCTGATCCAAAGTCTAATGCTTTTAAGTGGGAGTCACACTCTTcccaaaaaattctttttcgctatttattattattttttatacaatCCTTGACATGGGAAGTTGGTGATGATAATGAAATGTCACCAACtatttttaccaaaacaaaataatatcaCCAACCATTGTTTTCTAAGTTGACTAATGGGTTTTGTGTTGGTTGATGCAGCCATTGAGACTACATTGTGGTCCATTGAGTGGGGCATAGCGGAACTGGTGAACCACCCGGAGATCCAACAGAAACTCCGAAATGAAATCGACACGGTTCTCGGACCCGGTGTACAAGTTACCGAACCCGACATCCAAAAGCTTCCCTACCTTCAGGCTGTGATCAAGGAAACCCTACGACTCCGGATGGCAATCCCATTACTGGTCCCACATATGAACCTACATGATGCCAAGCTCGGTGGCTACGAGATTCCGGCCGAGAGCAAGATCCTTGTCAACGCATGGTGGCTCGCCAATAACCCGACCCAATGGAAGAACCCAGGGGAGTTCCGACCCGAGAGGTTCTTGGAGGAGGAAGCCAATGTTGAGGCCACCGGTAACGATTACCGGTACCTACCATTCGGCGTTGGCCGGAGGAGTTGCCCCGGAATTATTCTGGCTCTGCCCATCCTTGGAATTACCTTGGGCCGTCTGGTTCAGAATTTTGAGCTCTTGCCCCCACCGGGTCAGTCTAAGCTTGACACAGCCGGGAAGGGAGGGCAGTTCAGCTTGCACATATTGAAGCACTCCACGATTGTTGCAAAGCCTAGGGTGTTTTGAGCTTCAAAtcgttttctctctctgtttttttctgttagcttttgttatttttatggTCTACTTGTTTATATTGACTACCTTGTGAAGTTAGCGAGGGGAGATGTAACCATGGACTATAAAATGTGGTGGGTCATTGACAaggggaaaaataataaaagaaaattcattataTATGGCCTCGTGAGATTATGGTAGTGTATATGTAAAAGGTTATAAGGGCATTTGAAGTATTTGAAGAATCTATTTCTCTCTGAGTCTATGTGTATCCTTCTTACTCCAAACCACCTCTGCCCTCCACGCCACGCCAcccaaaaagggggaaaaaaaagtagtCTATTTATCCTTTTTTCTTAGGGCAATATTGGCGATATATATGCATATGCATCTCGTCCATTacatttctccttttctctttgagGTAAAACTTCTCTTGTAACAATATTAAGTACATGGTATATCTTGTTGTCACCAAAACTGAGGTGAGGAGTTCTAACCTTTTTTCGGTGCCTTTctcttattcccaaaagttgtagaaaataaagataaaatattaattttaaaataattaaaaaataatttttcattattaaaatcttgaatatttttttgagtaaatatgaaatgataaaaTACAAGATCatgtcaaaaataaataaataaataagtgttatggcagaaaaaaaataaggttatgACTTTTTTGACAACAACCTTGAATACAACATGCAaacttttttcattaataaaagatccatgaccattaaaaaaaatgttgaggACGAATCATTTACTTATTATATATTAATTTGATAGAATAATTCTTAAAAGTTAGTTCTTTAGTTAGGGGGAAAAAGTTCTCTTTGGAGCGATCTCTTGACTACACTTCTAGTTGTGTCACATGGACGGATAATATGGCAAAACCAACCATTGGATATTAGAGTAAAGCAATGAATTTCTGATTTAAATTCAATGATGTACTTCCTATGATCTTCAGATTGACAATCAACCACAGTCTTTTGAATTGGCATCTAAACCACTTTTGGCCAATGATTTTCTTCAACTCAATCACAATCCATTGGATTGGCACCCAAACATTATGGCTaaagatttcattttttgtaCTCCATGTACAACAATGAGCTCACTCCAAGCATACTCATTTTTGCAATAAGTGACTTATTTCTTCATGTCTTGAATTGCACGAATAAGCTCATATGGTTCTCACAAGATATCTTTGCTCATCTCCaaaataatttcttctttttaagcTCATGATAATCTTAATCATTGAATTCTTCAGTTTCAGCTTGCCATTGCTTGAACATACTAGGTTATAGAAGGATATTTGCGTATTAAGTTCAAACTAGTGATGTAAATAATTAAATCTTCACTATGATCAAAGATTTCCTAAGTTCTAAGATGAACTAGTCATTAGATTTTTAAATATCATTTAAGATGCTTAGAGTTTTTTAAAGTTGGTTAAAATCCAAGTATTGCATGCAAAGAACATTAAATTATTCAAATTTATAAATTCAGATCATTAAATGCTTGTATCACAGAAGACTGAGAGCCACCATGGAAGACTACGAAATTGAGAAACCATAAACCATTGTTTTTTGTTCGACGGAAGCTCCCTAAGAAGATCATCCTTAAGTTCATTAGGTTTTacttagaatttattttttaggcATGGACAACCGCATCTCTCACAAAAGATCGTAAACACAAATATTATTTTAGGTTTTCTAGGTCAAACTTCCTAGttcattggatttttatttaggCATCTTTATCTTTTGTGGACTTTTCAATCTTTTAAAGTTCTTTACATTAAGTTTACAGAAAATTAAGCATTTAAGCACAAATAATCTCGATCTTTATGAATGATATCTTCATTTTAATCTTCTTTGAGACTCCTTATTTTTAAAGGGCATAGACGACTGTAGCTTATCACGGACAATCGTCATCGACAACTCTTCATCAACGTCAACATACTTCCTTAACTTCATAGGATCCACCTCAATGTGTTGGACTCTATCTTTCTTATATGACATTGGCACACATTCAAAACTTTGCTAGAGTAAACTCCCTTTATGATAATTAAAAGACCCTCCccttttttgataaatagaCAAGATGATCATTACACTACATTATATCGATAGTTAAAATCAATTCGCtttcaatttttctatttttaccaATTTAGTTTGATGAGTTGTTGAAGATCACCACACATCTTTTGGTTTTTTTCATCACCTTACTAGAAAGTTAGACATGAATTGTTAGACATAATCACATTTATTTTAGCTGAGTGGATATGATGAGTTGTTAGGATATCACCATATCATTAAACTCATTTGAGTATGTTATAATGAACTATTAAGCATCACCAAAATACTTCAACCCATTGAGTGGAAAGTGATGAGTTTTGGACTCCTTCATAGTCTCTTAACTCTCCCCCTAAGTTGAAACTCATTTTATGCATCACATGATTATCTATTTCTCCCCCCTTTTAACACCTCCAAAAATATAAATGGAATATCTCAAGTGAGATCTATTTGATATTTTAGTGTAAGTCTTATATATAGACAATCGATATATTAATTTAAACACATTCTTATAAGACCAAGTTTAGACATACACATAGATCAACATATATTTCTATTTAAGTAGATTGGCCTATAAGGTTTTAGATGGACATACATACAAACCAAGAGTTCTTTTTAAAACTTAATAGTCTATAAGGCCAAGGTTGATCTTACATATAGTTCAAGAGTTAGACTCAAAACCTATAAAGTAAAGTGTGAAAGTTATATATTACATATGTTGTTGATCTCTTTTGATATATTTGATAAAATAGTTTGAAAAATATCCCAAGAGGTTTGAAACACTGTTGAGAAAATTATTTAGATAAATGATTATTCCTATATGTCATTAAGGATCCAAAAGAAAGTGCTAACCATGTTTTACAGGTAAATTTAAGTTGAGTTGACAAAAGGTTGTATGAAGATTTTCAAACTTTAGAAAAGAACATGCAaaagggatatatatatatataacaaatcATATATTTACTGTTTAGTAAGATCAACTAAATCTTAAATCTTCTACTATTCTTATCTATATAAGTAAGTCTTATGAGATCATTAACATGGATGTTGAAGGATGACTCATTAATAAGAGTGTTAAGCCAAGATACTCATATATAAGTTCATAGACAACGTCTATGTTATGATAGACGATTTTTCAACCATGTGAATGATTATAACACAAATGTATTTTTCGTGTTAAATGATATTTAAATAGTTAGATAGTTAGAGTACTTAATAAATTTTATCATAATCATCCGATAGGACATTTGAATTCATAAAGAAAGCTTTTTAATTTACAATTCTTGTGCATAGATTGCACATTCTCCCTTAAAGAGTTAGTTgaaatgaatatttttattcattcattaatgACTTTAATGGTtgattgaaattttt
Protein-coding sequences here:
- the LOC122069001 gene encoding trans-cinnamate 4-monooxygenase-like, with the protein product MDLQFLEKSLLALFCAIVLAIAISKLRGKRFKLPPGPLPIPIFGNWLQVGDDLNHRNLTDLARRFGEIFLLRMGQRNLVVVSSPDLAKEVLHTQGVEFGSRTRNVVFDIFTGKGQDMVFTVYGEHWRKMRRIMTVPFFTNKVVQQYRFGWEEEAARVVEDVKKNPEASTTGIVLRKRLQLLMYNNMYRIMFDTRFESEDDPLFMRLKTLNGERSRLAQSFEYNYGDFIPILRPFLRGYLKICKEVKERRLQLFKDHFVEERKKLGSTKATDNAGLKCAIDHILDAQNKGEINEDNVLYIVENINVAAIETTLWSIEWGIAELVNHPEIQQKLRNEIDTVLGPGVQVTEPDIQKLPYLQAVIKETLRLRMAIPLLVPHMNLHDAKLGGYEIPAESKILVNAWWLANNPTQWKNPGEFRPERFLEEEANVEATGNDYRYLPFGVGRRSCPGIILALPILGITLGRLVQNFELLPPPGQSKLDTAGKGGQFSLHILKHSTIVAKPRVF